The following proteins are co-located in the Sulfurospirillum deleyianum DSM 6946 genome:
- the fliD gene encoding flagellar filament capping protein FliD: MASSSLSSLGLGSDGVLSYDVIDQLKEVDKTAQITPIDTKITSNSTKQTDLSTLTSLASTLKASTSALSDEISYLQRTTTVSNDAISVSVDGGTNIQDFKINVSQLAQQDIYQSNAYAATTSTFASAEDTISIEFDGTTYDFSVSSATTLSDLTDMINDKMDGKVTASLLNVGGSNPYKLVLKSDEMGADNAITIQAGTAADALGLTNIQQAKDAQFTYNGVSITRSSNTIDDLMVGVTLTLNEAQESTESTQVSITQDWSDVKEQLNNLVSAYNNLMSNLTSATSYDSSTETAGVFQGVTQLTTLSASLRKDLLALDEEGRSLMDYGISLNSSGSLEFDEDTFNEKVTSNPEDIQDYFSGSTSYGTTTFQGTSVASDALNITYGDLTINDIGIRFSTTAGATAEENALALQNAINAAGISGVTASVDTNNAIVLKSTVGEDIAITGNSTALTSLGLKATTTYGTSTTSVGIFSSLNDLLKTYTDSSTGILSIYAESLTTEETSLTEQRAKLVENLDTKYETMAKKFAAYDTLISKLTSSFQSLSYLINADSDD, encoded by the coding sequence ATGGCAAGTTCTAGCTTAAGTTCATTAGGACTTGGTAGTGATGGCGTTTTAAGTTATGATGTCATTGATCAACTCAAAGAAGTAGATAAAACGGCACAAATTACGCCTATTGATACGAAAATAACAAGCAATTCAACCAAGCAGACTGACCTTTCAACGCTAACGTCACTGGCATCTACGCTTAAAGCTTCAACCAGTGCGCTTTCAGATGAAATTTCCTATTTACAGCGAACCACAACAGTTTCAAATGATGCAATCAGTGTCAGCGTGGATGGTGGTACCAATATACAAGATTTTAAAATCAATGTTTCACAACTCGCACAACAAGATATCTATCAAAGCAATGCCTATGCTGCAACGACGAGTACTTTTGCATCCGCTGAAGATACCATTAGCATTGAGTTTGACGGCACAACTTATGATTTTAGCGTTTCATCTGCGACAACACTTTCAGATTTAACAGATATGATCAACGATAAAATGGATGGTAAAGTGACCGCTTCTTTGCTTAATGTTGGAGGAAGCAATCCTTATAAATTGGTTTTAAAATCTGATGAAATGGGCGCAGACAATGCCATCACCATTCAAGCGGGAACAGCTGCGGATGCATTGGGACTCACCAACATTCAACAAGCAAAAGATGCACAATTTACTTATAATGGGGTTAGCATTACCCGTTCATCCAATACCATTGATGATTTAATGGTGGGAGTCACCCTCACACTGAATGAAGCGCAAGAAAGTACAGAATCAACACAAGTTTCTATTACGCAAGATTGGAGCGATGTCAAAGAACAACTCAATAATCTTGTGAGTGCCTACAACAATCTTATGTCAAACCTCACATCCGCTACTTCATATGACAGTTCAACAGAAACAGCGGGAGTCTTTCAAGGTGTCACCCAATTAACAACATTGAGTGCTTCACTCCGTAAAGACCTTTTAGCACTTGATGAAGAAGGCAGAAGCTTGATGGATTATGGTATCTCATTGAACTCTTCAGGCTCACTTGAATTTGACGAAGATACGTTTAATGAAAAAGTAACCAGTAACCCAGAAGATATTCAAGACTATTTTTCAGGTTCGACCAGTTATGGGACAACAACATTTCAAGGCACAAGTGTTGCATCTGACGCACTCAATATTACCTATGGTGACTTAACCATTAACGATATAGGTATTCGCTTTAGCACAACCGCTGGTGCAACAGCAGAAGAAAATGCCCTTGCCCTACAAAATGCCATTAATGCGGCGGGAATTTCAGGAGTAACGGCGAGTGTAGATACCAACAATGCCATTGTGCTCAAAAGTACCGTAGGTGAAGATATCGCTATTACAGGAAACAGCACCGCACTCACATCCTTGGGACTAAAAGCAACAACAACCTATGGCACAAGTACAACGAGTGTGGGTATTTTCTCATCACTCAATGATTTGTTAAAAACGTATACCGATAGCAGTACAGGTATTTTATCGATTTACGCAGAGTCTTTGACCACAGAAGAAACGTCTTTAACAGAGCAACGTGCTAAACTTGTAGAAAATCTCGATACGAAGTATGAAACAATGGCGAAAAAGTTTGCCGCATACGATACCTTAATTAGCAAACTGACTTCTTCATTTCAATCATTATCGTATCTTATCAACGCTGATAGCGACGATTAA
- a CDS encoding flagellar protein FlaG, which produces MMDVFSATSKQVGTATAPKVAETPSTQKIEQSDKIAKSNQEIAKPSSDVLNKTVNDLNEQMDKLETNIAFGFNDEISLMYVNVMEKSTGKSIRKIPTEEAMALSAKMKEIVGIIFDKKG; this is translated from the coding sequence ATGATGGATGTATTTAGCGCAACCAGCAAACAAGTTGGAACAGCAACCGCTCCTAAAGTTGCTGAAACGCCTTCGACCCAAAAAATTGAGCAGAGTGATAAAATAGCAAAAAGTAATCAAGAAATAGCAAAGCCTAGCAGTGATGTATTAAACAAAACTGTGAACGATTTGAATGAACAGATGGATAAACTTGAAACCAACATCGCTTTTGGTTTTAACGATGAAATCAGTTTAATGTATGTTAATGTAATGGAAAAAAGTACGGGAAAGAGTATCCGTAAAATTCCAACCGAAGAGGCAATGGCTCTTTCGGCGAAAATGAAAGAAATTGTAGGAATAATTTTTGATAAAAAAGGATAA
- the rsmD gene encoding 16S rRNA (guanine(966)-N(2))-methyltransferase RsmD yields METKPLFSTINAGKYKGKKILLPSLESTRSTKAILKGSFFDSVHYDIVDELFVEVFGGSGSMGLEALSRGAKHAYFIEKDKAAFSTLKRNCESIDKTHTTALHGDSFLLFPTLVAHFTCKAYFYFDPPFSIREGMESVYEKVLSLIASIPQEKVHLIAIEHMSTLVLPEVIGAFTLQKTKKFGKSSLSYYA; encoded by the coding sequence ATGGAAACTAAACCACTTTTTTCAACCATCAATGCAGGAAAATACAAGGGCAAAAAGATTTTGCTTCCCTCTTTGGAGAGTACCCGTAGCACGAAGGCTATTTTAAAAGGCTCTTTTTTTGATTCGGTGCACTATGATATTGTCGATGAACTTTTTGTGGAAGTTTTTGGGGGAAGTGGTTCTATGGGGCTTGAAGCGCTCAGTCGTGGGGCAAAACATGCCTATTTTATTGAAAAAGACAAAGCTGCTTTTTCAACATTAAAACGAAACTGCGAAAGCATTGATAAAACACATACAACAGCTTTACATGGCGATAGTTTTCTTCTCTTTCCAACCCTCGTTGCTCACTTTACATGTAAAGCCTATTTCTACTTTGATCCTCCTTTTTCGATTCGTGAGGGGATGGAAAGTGTGTACGAAAAAGTGCTGAGTCTCATTGCTTCTATACCACAAGAGAAAGTTCATTTAATTGCGATAGAGCATATGAGTACCCTTGTTTTACCTGAGGTAATTGGTGCTTTTACGTTGCAAAAAACTAAAAAATTTGGTAAAAGTTCACTCTCTTATTACGCCTAA
- the fliS gene encoding flagellar export chaperone FliS codes for MYTNLAYSTYSQNNLSIESSEKLIKMLYEGILRFTSQAKKAVEDGDIEKRTYWINRTSAIFAELIHSLNYEGGTVAYYLRGLYTQQLKLLTEANLHNDAKRLDEVLNVAKELLQAWKDETDEIVD; via the coding sequence ATGTATACCAATTTAGCTTATTCGACTTATTCACAGAACAACCTCTCGATAGAGTCATCTGAAAAACTGATTAAAATGCTCTATGAAGGAATTTTGCGATTTACTTCTCAAGCTAAAAAAGCTGTTGAAGATGGGGACATTGAAAAGAGAACGTATTGGATTAATCGTACGTCTGCCATTTTCGCAGAGCTGATTCACTCTTTAAATTATGAGGGTGGAACCGTAGCCTATTATCTTCGTGGACTTTACACACAGCAGTTAAAACTTCTCACCGAAGCGAACTTACACAATGACGCTAAAAGACTCGATGAAGTCCTTAATGTCGCCAAAGAGTTATTGCAAGCATGGAAAGATGAAACCGATGAAATCGTGGATTGA